gaaggctttcttatctctccttgctattttttggaactctgcattcaaatgcttatatccttccttttctcctttgcttttcacttctcttcttttcacagctatttgtaaggcctccccagacagccattttgcttttttgcatttcttttccatggggatggtcttgatccctatctcctgtacaatgtcaggaacctcagtccatagttcatcaggcactctatctatcagatctattcccttaaatctaattctcacttccactgtataatcataagggatttgatttaggtcatacctgaatggtctagtggttttccctactttcttcaatttaagtctgaatttggcaataaggagttcatgatctgagccacagtcagctcctgttcttgtttttgttgactgtatagagcttctccatctttggccgcaaaaaatataatcaatctgatttctgtgttgaccatctggtgatatccatgtgtagagtcttctcttgtgttgttggaagagggtgtttgctatgaacagtgcattctcttggcaaaactctattagcctttgtcttacttcattctgtatttcaaggccaaatttgcctgttactccaggtgtttcttgacttcgtacttttgcattccagtcccctataatgaaaagtacatattttttgcgtgttagttctaaaaggtattgtaggtcttcacagaatcgttcaccttcagcttcttcagcgttactggttggggcatagacttggattactgtgatagtgaatggtttgccttggaaacgaacagagatcattctgttgtttttgagactgcatccaagtactgcatttcggactcttttgttgaccatgatggctactccatttcttctgagggattcctgcctgcagtagtagatataatggtcatctgagttaaattcacccattccagtccattttagttcgctgattcctagaatatcaacgttcactcttgccatctcctgtttaaccacttccaatttgccttgattcatgtacctaacattccaggttcctttctGAGTGACTAGATGACAACAAAAAGGACTCCAAGCACCTCAGAGTCAGTTAAAGACTTCACTTCATCCAGGTTGTTTGTGAGTCCCTCTTGATGTGCCTTCATAAAAGGAGAGTCAGGTAGAACTGCCCTGAGTCTTAAGGGGAGAAGCTTTCTGCTCCTCTTTATTGGAGCAGTACATTCAATCATTGAATTTCCCCAATATGCTTACTCTCCTGCTTCTCTCACAAAACACCCCTGACTTCAGTTTATCCTTTAACTCAAATGAATGCCCTTTGCCCTTTcagcaaaacaaaaggaaaccacTGGCTCTAGAGGCTTTTCTTCcgaccccctcaccccacccccacccccagccagg
This is a stretch of genomic DNA from Bos javanicus breed banteng chromosome 8, ARS-OSU_banteng_1.0, whole genome shotgun sequence. It encodes these proteins:
- the LOC133252370 gene encoding uncharacterized protein LOC133252370 — its product is MVNKRVRNAVLGCSLKNNRMISVRFQGKPFTITVIQVYAPTSNAEEAEGERFCEDLQYLLELTRKKYVLFIIGDWNAKVRSQETPGVTGKFGLEIQNEVRQRLIEFCQENALFIANTLFQQHKRRLYTWISPDGQHRNQIDYIFCGQRWRSSIQSTKTRTGADCGSDHELLIAKFRLKLKKVGKTTRPFRYDLNQIPYDYTVEVRIRFKGIDLIDRVPDELWTEVPDIVQEIGIKTIPMEKKCKKAKWLSGEALQIAVKRREVKSKGEKEGYKHLNAEFQKIARRDKKAFLSDQCKEVEENNRMGKTRDLFKKIRDTKGTFHAKMGSIKDRNGMDLTEAEDIKKRWQEYTEELYKKDLHDQDNHDGVITHLEPDIVECEVKWALESITTNKASGGDEIPVELFQILKDDAVKVLHSICQQIWKTQQWPQQWKRSVFIPIPKKGNAKECSNYRTIALISHAS